From Rhinopithecus roxellana isolate Shanxi Qingling chromosome 17, ASM756505v1, whole genome shotgun sequence, one genomic window encodes:
- the EMILIN1 gene encoding EMILIN-1, whose translation MAPRTLWSCYLCCLLTAAAGAASYPPRGYSLYTGSGGALSPGGPQAQSAPRPASRHRNWCAYVVTRTVSCVLEDGVETYVKYQPCAWGQPQCPQSIMYRRFLRPRYRVAYKTVTDMEWRCCQGYGGDDCAESPAPALGPASSTPRPLPRPARPNLSGSSAGSPLSGLGGEGPGESEKVQQLEEQVQSLTKELQSLRGVLQGLSGRLAEDVQRAVETAFNGRQQPADAAARPGVHETLNEIQHQLQLLDTRVSTHDQELGHLNNHHGGSSSSGGSRAPAPASAPPGPSEELLRQLEQRLQESCSVCLAGLDGFRRQQQEDRERLRALEKLLASVEEQQQHLPGLAVGRRPPQECCSPELGRRLAELERRLDVVAGSVTVLSGRRGTELGGAAGQGGHPPGYTSLASRLSRLEDRFNSTLGPSEEQEESWPGAPGGLGHWLPAARGRLEQLGALLANVSGELGGRLDLLEEQVAGAMQACGQLCSGAPGEQDSQVSEILSALERRVLDSEGQLRLVGSGLHTVEAAGEARQAMLEGLQGVVGRLQDRVDAQDETAAEFTLRLNLTAARLGQLEGLLQAHGDEGCGACGGVQEELGRLRDGVERCSCPLLPPRGPGAGPGVGGPSRGPLDGFSVFGGSSGSALQALQGELSEVILTFSSLNDSLNELQTTVEGQGADLADLGATKDRIISEINRLQQEATEHATESEERFRGLEEGQAQAGQCPSLEGRLGRLEGVCERLDTVAGGLQGLREGLSRHVAGLWAGLRETNTTSQTQAALLEKLLGGQAGLGRRLGALNSSLQLLEDRLHQLSLKDLTGPAGEAGSPGPPGLQGPPGPAGPPGSPGKDGQEGPIGPPGPQGEQGVEGAPAAPVPRVAFSAALSLPRSEPGTVPFDRVLLNDGGYYDPETGVFTAPLAGRYLLSAVLTGHRHEKVEAVLSRSNQGVARVDSGGYEPEGLENKPVAESQPSPGTLGVFSLILPLQAGDTVCVDLVMGQLAHSEEPLTIFSGALLYGDPELEHA comes from the exons ATGGCCCCCCGCACCCTCTGGAGCTGCTACCTCTGCTGCCTGCTGACCGCAGCTGCGGGGGCCGCCAGCTACCCTCCTCGAGGTTATAGCCTCTACACGGGGTCCGGTGGGGCCCTCAGCCCCGGGGGGCCCCAGGCCCAGAGCGCCCCCCGGCCGGCCAGCCGCCACAG GAACTGGTGTGCCTATGTGGTGACCCGGACAGTGAGCTGTGTCCTTGAGGATGGAGTGGAGACGTATGTCAAGTACCAGCCCTGTGCCTGGGGCCAGCCCCAGTGTCCCCAAAGCATCAT gtACCGCCGCTTCCTCCGCCCTCGCTACCGTGTGGCCTACAAGACAGTGACTGACATGGAGTGGAGGTGCTGTCAGGGTTACGGGGGCGATGACTGTGCTGAGAGTCCTGCTCCAGCGCTGGGGCCTGCATCTTCCACACCACGGCCCCTGCCCCGGCCTGCCCGCCCCAACCTCTCTGGCTCCAGTGCAGGCAGCCCCCTCAGTGGACTGGGGGGAGAAG GTCCTGGGGAGTCAGAGAAGGTGCAGCAGCTGGAGGAACAGGTGCAGAGCCTGACCAAGGAGCTGCAAAGTCTGCGGGGTGTCCTGCAAGGACTGAGCGGGCGCCTGGCAGAGGATGTGCAGAGGGCTGTGGAGACAGCCTTCAACGGGAGGCAGCAGCCAGCTGACGCGGCTGCCCGCCCTGGAGTGCATGAAACCCTCAATGAGATCCAGCACCAGCTGCAGCTCCTGGACACCCGCGTCTCCACCCACGACCAGGAGCTGGGTCACCTCAACAACCATCatggcggcagcagcagcagtgggggCAGcagggccccagccccagcctcagcccctccGGGCCCCAGTGAGGAGCTGCTGCGGCAGCTGGAGCAGCGGTTGCAGGAGTCCTGCTCTGTGTGCCTGGCCGGGCTGGATGGCTTCCGCCGGCAGCAGCAGGAGGACAGGGAGCGGCTGCGAGCACTGGAGAAGCTACTGGCCTCCGTGGAGGAACAGCAACAGCACCTCCCCGGGCTGGCCGTGGGACGCAGGCCCCCTCAAGAATGCTGCTCTCCAGAGCTGGGCCGGCGACTGGCAGAGCTGGAGCGCAGGCTGGATGTCGTGGCCGGCTCAGTGACAGTGCTGAGTGGGCGGCGAGGCACAGAGCTGGGAGGAGCTGCGGGGCAGGGGGGCCACCCTCCAGGCTACACCAGCTTGGCCTCCCGCCTGTCTCGCCTGGAGGACCGCTTCAACTCCACCCTGGGCCCCtcggaggagcaggaggagagctGGCCTGGGGCTCCTGGGGGGCTGGGCCACTGGCTGCCTGCTGCCCGGGGCCGACTAGAGCAGCTGGGGGCGCTGCTGGCCAATGTGAGCGGGGAGCTGGGGGGGCGGCTGGATCTGTTGGAGGAGCAGGTGGCAGGGGCCATGCAGGCATGCGGGCAGCTCTGCTCTGGGGCCCCTGGGGAGCAGGACTCTCAGGTCAGCGAGATCCTCAGTGCCTTGGAACGCAGGGTGCTGGACAGTGAGGGACAGCTGCGGCTGGTGGGCTCAGGCCTGCACACGGTGGAAGCAGCGGGGGAGGCCCGGCAGGCCATGCTGGAGGGACTACAAGGGGTTGTGGGCCGGCTCCAGGATCGTGTAGATGCCCAGGATGAGACAGCTGCAGAGTTCACGCTACGGTTGAATCTCACTGCAGCCCGGCTAGGCCAACTGGAGGGGCTGCTGCAGGCCCATGGGGATGAGGGATGTGGGGCCTGTGGTGGAGTTCAAGAGGAACTAGGCCGCCTTCGGGATGGTGTGGAGCGCTGCTCCTGCCCCCTGTTGCCTCCTCGGGGTCCTGGGGCTGGTCCAGGTGTTGGGGGACCAAGCCGTGGGCCCCTGGACGGCTTCAGTGTGTTTGGGGGCAGCTCAGGCTCAGCCCTGCAGGCTCTGCAAGGAGAGCTCTCTGAGGTTATTCTCACCTTCAGCTCCCTCAATGACTCACTGAATGAGCTCCAGACCACTGTGGAGGGCCAGGGTGCTGATCTGGCTGACCTGGGGGCCACCAAGGACCGCATTATTTCTGAGATTAATAGGCTGCAGCAGGAGGCCACAGAGCATGCTACGGAGAGTGAGGAGCGCTTCCGAGGCCTGGAGGAGGGACAGGCACAGGCCGGCCAGTGCCCCAGCCTAGAGGGGCGATTGGGCCGTCTTGAGGGTGTCTGTGAACGGTTGGACACTGTGGCTGGGGGACTGCAGGGCCTGCGCGAGGGCCTTTCCAGACATGTGGCTGGGCTCTGGGCCGGGCTACGGGAAACCAACACCACCAGCCAGACGCAGGCAGCCCTGTTGGAGAAGCTGCTGGGGGGACAGGCGGGTCTGGGCAGGCGGCTCGGTGCCCTTAACAGCTCCCTGCAGCTCCTGGAGGACCGTCTGCACCAGCTTAGCCTGAAGGACCTCACTG GGCCTGCAGGAGAGGCTGGGTCCCCAGGGCCTCCTGGGCTGCAGGGGCCCCCAGGCCCTGCTGGACCTCCAGGATCGCCAGGCAAGGACGGGCAAGAGGGGCCCATCGGGCCACCAG GTCCTCAAGGTGAACAGG GAGTGGAGGGCGCACCAGCAGCTCCTGTGCCCCGAGTGGCATTTTCAGCTGCCCTGAGTTTGCCCCGGTCTGAACCAGGCACGGTCCCCTTCGACAGAGTCCTGCTCAATGATGGAGGCTATTATGATCCAGAGACAG GAGTCTTCACAGCGCCACTGGCCGGACGCTACTTGCTGAGCGCAGTGCTGACTGGGCACCGGCACGAGAAAGTGGAGGCCGTGCTATCCCGCTCCAACCAGGGCGTGGCCCGCGTAGACTCCGGGGGCTACGAGCCCGAGGGCCTGGAGAATAAGCCGGTGGCCGAGAGCCAGCCCAGCCCGGGCACCCTGGGCGTCTTCAGCCTTATCCTGCCGCTGCAGGCCGGGGACACGGTCTGCGTCGACTTGGTCATGGGGCAGCTGGCGCACTCGGAGGAACCGCTCACCATCTTCAGCGGGGCCCTGCTCTATGGGGACCCAGAGCTTGAACACGCGTAG
- the OST4 gene encoding dolichyl-diphosphooligosaccharide--protein glycosyltransferase subunit 4 — protein sequence MITDVQLAIFANMLGVSLFLLVVLYHYVAVNNPKKQE from the coding sequence ATGATCACGGACGTGCAGCTCGCCATCTTCGCCAACATGCTGGGCGTGTCGCTCTTCTTGCTTGTTGTTCTCTATCACTACGTGGCCGTCAACAATCCCAAGAAGCAGGAATGA